Proteins found in one Pyxidicoccus trucidator genomic segment:
- a CDS encoding flagellar biosynthetic protein FliO, producing MSRPMNNLLSSLSPRARLLAAGALILGLAALGPLGGLSMTAAARWLLGAVALGGLGWWLHRRGSAVPGIPTMERMNVVSRAGLSPRCGLALVEVDGRGYLVAFGDSFAEIRETQEQEVVFAGALAQARRPMPKRRVPGRGKGVGR from the coding sequence GTGAGCCGCCCGATGAACAACCTGCTCTCTTCCCTGTCTCCCCGCGCGCGCCTGCTGGCGGCGGGGGCCCTCATCCTCGGATTGGCGGCGCTCGGGCCACTGGGGGGCCTGTCCATGACCGCCGCCGCTCGGTGGCTGCTGGGCGCGGTGGCGCTGGGGGGCCTGGGTTGGTGGCTGCATCGCCGGGGCTCCGCGGTGCCGGGCATTCCGACGATGGAGCGGATGAATGTCGTCTCCCGGGCGGGGCTGTCGCCGCGTTGTGGGCTGGCGCTGGTGGAGGTGGACGGGCGCGGCTACCTGGTGGCCTTCGGTGACTCGTTCGCGGAGATCCGCGAGACGCAGGAGCAGGAGGTGGTGTTCGCGGGGGCGCTGGCCCAGGCACGCCGGCCGATGCCGAAGCGGCGGGTTCCAGGGCGGGGAAAGGGGGTGGGGCGATGA
- a CDS encoding EscT/YscT/HrcT family type III secretion system export apparatus protein, which translates to MNLEPLRLWLEALGPDIVVVALCAARLVPIAFLCPLLGGQATPTTVRLALVLALALFLRVEAGVALAEPVASTLELAALVIRELVYGMSVGLVAALPFDAARMGGRFIDLFRGTSAEASLPAAGSRESATGDGLHHLLVALVVSGALFPLVLSGLLRGFGVVRLGAFVPTEAATLHVVVLAGGAMATGLAVGAPVAAAVLAVDCFLGLASRAAPQVNLQEVGAPLRILGGGALLWLGTGVLCERLLAGVLSTDGALTLLGEVAR; encoded by the coding sequence ATGAACCTGGAGCCGCTTCGCCTCTGGCTGGAGGCACTGGGGCCGGACATCGTCGTGGTGGCGCTGTGCGCCGCGAGGCTGGTGCCCATCGCCTTCCTGTGCCCGCTGCTGGGTGGGCAGGCCACGCCCACGACAGTCCGTCTGGCGCTGGTGCTCGCCCTGGCGCTCTTCCTGCGCGTGGAGGCAGGCGTGGCCCTGGCGGAGCCGGTGGCGTCCACGCTGGAGCTGGCGGCGCTGGTGATTCGCGAGCTGGTCTACGGGATGTCGGTGGGGCTCGTCGCGGCGCTGCCCTTCGACGCGGCGCGGATGGGCGGGCGCTTCATCGACCTGTTCCGGGGCACGTCGGCGGAGGCCAGCCTGCCGGCGGCGGGCAGCCGAGAGTCGGCCACGGGGGATGGGCTCCACCACCTGCTCGTGGCGCTGGTGGTGTCGGGCGCGCTGTTTCCGCTGGTCCTCTCTGGCCTGCTGCGTGGCTTCGGGGTGGTGCGGCTGGGGGCTTTCGTCCCGACGGAGGCGGCCACGCTGCATGTCGTCGTGCTGGCGGGGGGCGCCATGGCCACGGGGCTGGCGGTAGGGGCTCCGGTGGCGGCGGCGGTGCTGGCGGTGGACTGCTTCCTCGGACTGGCTTCCCGGGCGGCACCGCAGGTGAACCTGCAGGAGGTGGGGGCACCCCTGCGGATTCTCGGAGGAGGCGCGCTGCTGTGGCTGGGCACGGGCGTGCTCTGTGAGCGGTTGCTGGCGGGCGTGCTCTCCACGGACGGAGCCCTGACCCTGCTGGGCGAGGTGGCGCGGTGA
- a CDS encoding EscU/YscU/HrcU family type III secretion system export apparatus switch protein, giving the protein MSGEKTEQPSAKRLREARRKGQLPRSRLLTSSAVTLGGLLGFTAFASEGFLRLQAWTARLFLEQQGLGAWQEGLWIAARLCGPALGGALVASCAVSVATVGFELEASHAAPKLERISPAAGLKRLFSMRPLVEMAKALAVVALVAVLVWSEVEELGPDALRASWLGGTEGMTLLVERLGQLATRLAWVVLVLGVGDYALARRRHVKDLMMSREEVKREHKESEGDPRHKGQRRALHRQLAQGGPARGVQKATAVVINPTHLAIALRYDVQECEAPYLVAKAREEDALALREEARRLGIPVVRDIPLARSLIHYDLGEPIPEELYQAAAVVLRTAMEARSVDDHPRRRTP; this is encoded by the coding sequence GTGAGTGGCGAGAAGACGGAGCAACCCTCCGCGAAGCGCCTCCGTGAGGCGCGGCGCAAGGGACAGCTTCCGCGCAGCCGGCTGCTGACGTCCAGCGCGGTGACGTTGGGAGGACTGCTCGGCTTCACCGCGTTCGCATCCGAGGGCTTCCTTCGGCTCCAGGCCTGGACGGCGCGGTTGTTCCTGGAGCAGCAGGGCCTGGGGGCATGGCAGGAGGGACTGTGGATTGCGGCGCGGCTCTGCGGACCCGCGTTGGGTGGAGCGCTCGTGGCCTCGTGCGCGGTGTCGGTCGCGACCGTGGGCTTCGAACTGGAGGCGAGCCATGCGGCACCGAAGCTGGAGCGCATCAGCCCGGCGGCGGGCTTGAAGCGGCTGTTCAGCATGCGGCCGCTGGTGGAGATGGCGAAGGCGCTTGCGGTGGTGGCTCTCGTGGCGGTGCTCGTCTGGAGCGAGGTGGAGGAGCTCGGCCCGGACGCGCTTCGCGCCTCCTGGCTGGGAGGCACCGAGGGCATGACGCTGTTGGTGGAGCGCCTCGGGCAGCTCGCCACCCGGCTGGCCTGGGTGGTGCTGGTGCTGGGCGTGGGGGACTACGCGCTCGCGCGGCGTCGCCACGTGAAGGACCTGATGATGAGCCGCGAGGAGGTGAAGCGCGAGCACAAGGAGAGCGAGGGTGACCCGCGTCACAAGGGTCAGCGGCGGGCGCTGCACCGCCAGCTCGCGCAGGGAGGGCCGGCACGTGGAGTGCAAAAGGCCACCGCCGTGGTCATCAACCCCACGCACCTCGCGATTGCCCTCCGCTACGACGTCCAGGAGTGTGAGGCGCCCTACCTCGTGGCCAAGGCCCGCGAGGAGGACGCCCTCGCGCTCCGGGAAGAGGCGCGGCGGCTCGGGATTCCCGTCGTCCGGGACATCCCGTTGGCGCGCAGCCTCATCCACTACGACCTCGGCGAGCCCATCCCCGAGGAGCTGTATCAGGCGGCCGCGGTCGTCCTGCGCACGGCGATGGAGGCACGAAGCGTGGACGACCATCCACGAAGAAGGACGCCATGA
- the sctR gene encoding type III secretion system export apparatus subunit SctR, translating to MKRVLLGMGLFVPAVASAAEASLSRMSYAGSPLSMMGMLALMSLLPFAVLMLTSFSKIAVVLSLARSAMGTQQAPPTMVLTGLAAVLTGHIMAPVMERMYDAGQVAYYEAEAGSGAQLLSAASRVAEPLRSFLVKHGSPEERARFVDLARELRPPEEADAVRETDLFVVIPAFVITELKEAFQIGFLVFLPFLVLDMVIANVLLALGMQTLSPSQVSLPFKILLFVAVDGWALLARGLILGYR from the coding sequence ATGAAGCGCGTGCTCCTGGGCATGGGGCTGTTCGTCCCAGCCGTGGCCTCCGCGGCGGAGGCCTCGCTCTCACGGATGTCCTACGCGGGCAGCCCGCTGTCGATGATGGGGATGCTCGCGCTGATGTCGCTGCTGCCGTTCGCGGTGCTGATGCTGACGAGCTTCTCGAAGATCGCCGTGGTGCTGTCGCTGGCGCGCTCTGCGATGGGGACCCAGCAGGCACCGCCGACGATGGTGCTGACGGGGCTGGCGGCGGTGCTCACGGGACACATCATGGCCCCCGTCATGGAGCGCATGTACGACGCGGGGCAGGTGGCGTACTACGAGGCAGAGGCGGGCTCGGGGGCGCAGCTCCTCTCCGCGGCGTCGCGGGTGGCGGAGCCACTGCGCTCGTTCCTGGTGAAGCATGGCAGTCCGGAGGAGCGGGCCCGCTTCGTGGACCTGGCGCGCGAGCTCCGGCCGCCGGAGGAAGCGGACGCGGTGCGGGAGACGGACCTCTTCGTCGTGATTCCCGCCTTCGTCATTACCGAGTTGAAGGAGGCCTTCCAGATTGGCTTCCTCGTCTTCCTCCCGTTCCTGGTGCTGGACATGGTCATCGCCAACGTGCTGCTCGCGCTGGGGATGCAGACGCTGTCACCGAGTCAGGTGAGCCTGCCCTTCAAGATCCTCCTCTTCGTCGCCGTGGATGGCTGGGCGCTGCTCGCGCGTGGCCTCATCCTCGGCTACCGGTGA
- a CDS encoding flagellar biosynthetic protein FliQ, with the protein MTQDVLLTLGREALLLMVLASLPPIGASLLVGFLSSLFQATTQLQESTLAVVPKLCAAVLALVLAGPWIAGQLTRFTHQLLLLIAEVAA; encoded by the coding sequence ATGACCCAGGACGTCCTGCTCACCCTGGGGCGCGAGGCGCTGCTGCTGATGGTGCTCGCCTCGCTGCCGCCCATCGGCGCGAGCCTGCTGGTGGGCTTCCTGTCGAGCCTCTTCCAGGCCACCACGCAGCTCCAGGAGAGCACCCTCGCGGTGGTGCCCAAGCTGTGCGCGGCGGTCCTCGCGCTCGTCCTCGCCGGGCCGTGGATAGCCGGGCAGCTCACGCGCTTCACCCACCAGCTCCTGTTGCTCATCGCCGAGGTGGCGGCATGA
- the sctQ gene encoding type III secretion system cytoplasmic ring protein SctQ has product MNIDAEQSPTRKVRPLRRLGSRRLTRAHLALAERPRAAELGREALGVVADVLARELGCPVTARARLLESAVPPATGLAQPAVFALLELSAVGGMGVLELEPALAFAALERIAGAGQRPGVVTELARLEEATLAYLLLLALSAVRSQGGLNPRLGPRLSGVTMRRADVVARLDCRQSLVAIELSLTVGTVSAGARLLVPAPVLQTVFQELPVERGADIAPEVLAASLEARCLIGQTPLPATALEALVVGDVVLFEGVRREYGRLLGKGRLVTRGFALAGDFLAEGFSLTRAQGRAFSQESDMVAVNEKSEGMPPLPVDVEIELTRVMVPLSELAALKPGALLPLHINANEPVLLRVGDRAVARAELVEIEGEVGARVLALLP; this is encoded by the coding sequence ATGAACATTGATGCCGAGCAGTCCCCCACCAGGAAGGTCCGCCCGTTGCGGCGGCTGGGCTCACGCCGATTGACCCGGGCGCACCTCGCGCTCGCCGAGCGTCCCCGGGCGGCCGAGCTGGGCCGGGAGGCACTGGGCGTGGTGGCGGACGTGCTGGCCCGGGAGCTGGGCTGCCCTGTGACGGCGCGGGCGCGGCTGCTGGAGTCAGCCGTTCCACCGGCGACAGGCCTGGCGCAGCCGGCGGTGTTCGCGCTGCTGGAGCTGTCGGCAGTGGGCGGCATGGGAGTCCTGGAGCTGGAGCCGGCCCTGGCCTTCGCCGCGCTGGAGCGCATCGCTGGCGCGGGACAGCGGCCGGGCGTGGTGACGGAGCTGGCGCGGCTGGAGGAGGCGACGCTGGCGTACCTGCTGTTGCTGGCGCTCTCCGCGGTGCGTTCTCAGGGAGGGCTGAACCCGAGGCTTGGGCCGAGGCTGTCAGGCGTGACGATGCGGAGGGCGGACGTGGTGGCGCGGCTGGACTGCCGGCAGTCGCTGGTCGCCATCGAGCTGTCGCTGACGGTGGGGACGGTGAGCGCGGGAGCGCGCCTGCTGGTGCCGGCCCCGGTGCTCCAGACGGTGTTCCAGGAGCTGCCGGTGGAGCGCGGCGCGGACATCGCCCCGGAGGTGCTCGCGGCCTCGCTGGAGGCGCGGTGTCTCATCGGACAGACGCCGCTGCCGGCCACGGCGCTGGAGGCGCTCGTGGTGGGGGACGTCGTCCTCTTCGAAGGGGTGCGCCGCGAGTACGGGCGCCTCCTGGGGAAGGGGCGGCTGGTCACCCGGGGCTTCGCGTTGGCGGGGGACTTTCTCGCCGAGGGCTTTTCGCTGACCCGCGCGCAGGGACGCGCGTTTTCCCAGGAGTCGGACATGGTGGCTGTGAACGAGAAGAGCGAGGGCATGCCCCCGCTGCCGGTGGACGTGGAAATCGAGCTGACGCGGGTGATGGTGCCGCTGTCGGAGCTGGCGGCGCTGAAGCCGGGTGCGCTGCTGCCGCTGCACATCAACGCCAACGAGCCGGTGTTGCTGCGCGTGGGGGACCGCGCGGTGGCCCGTGCGGAGCTGGTGGAAATCGAGGGCGAGGTCGGCGCCCGTGTCCTGGCGCTGCTGCCGTGA
- a CDS encoding flagellar biosynthesis protein FlhA, whose amino-acid sequence MKLLSNLLLKARKSSDVVLAVAMAAVLGALIIPLPAWLLDAGLAVNLAVAVALLVAALRARDALKVTSFPTLLLFTTLFRLALNVSSTRLALAEGHAGEVIQAFGEFVVRGDYVVGAVVFAILTLVQFLVVAKGAERVAEVSARFTLDAMPGKQMSIDADLRAGAIDQAQARRRRRDLERESQMFGAMDGAMKFVKGDVVAGLVIVGVNLLGGTVIGVLQGGMSLSEAASTFALIAIGDGLVSQVPSLCIAVAAGLVVTRVASEKEEDTLGSEIGSQFFGEARTLWVVAGLCGALACMPGMPHLTFLVLAAGLGGLGYALNQPGLLAAGVKDGDKAGAPGAAPAAGAAGAPPESASVPVGVSPLTLDLAPDLTVLAEEEGGAFVHKTLNAVRDELFFELGVRVPGIRVRTQAAYLSPGEYRIQVDEVPAGGGQVVPGALYALAPPDELAFLQVKAEPAVEPATGRAISRISEAGRALLETAQVPLRRPGGLLADHLRSVLRARAADLLGLQDVQGLLEGLESQSPVLVKEALQKVPLPLLTDVLRKLLQEGVSIRDLRAILEALVSPTTEGDAVALAERCRQALRRYLSHKFAPTGPLYAYLVDPEVEEVLRATGTRGPAPDPERVAEILEGVRQVATGGRAVLLTAPDVRRPLRRLCEGAFPDVAVLTYGELEGALQIRPIGRLSPVPMGR is encoded by the coding sequence ATGAAACTGCTCTCGAACCTGTTGCTGAAGGCCCGGAAGTCCTCGGATGTGGTGCTCGCGGTGGCGATGGCCGCCGTGCTGGGCGCCCTCATCATTCCCCTGCCGGCCTGGCTGCTGGATGCCGGGCTCGCGGTGAACCTGGCGGTGGCGGTGGCGCTGCTGGTGGCGGCGCTCCGCGCGCGCGACGCGCTGAAGGTGACGTCCTTCCCCACGCTGCTGCTGTTCACCACGTTGTTCCGACTGGCGCTCAACGTGTCGTCCACGCGGCTGGCGCTCGCGGAGGGGCACGCGGGTGAGGTCATCCAGGCCTTCGGCGAGTTCGTGGTGCGGGGGGACTACGTGGTCGGCGCGGTGGTGTTCGCCATCCTCACCCTGGTGCAATTCCTGGTGGTGGCCAAGGGCGCGGAGCGCGTCGCGGAGGTGTCCGCCCGCTTCACGCTGGATGCGATGCCGGGCAAGCAGATGTCCATCGACGCGGACCTGCGGGCGGGAGCCATCGACCAGGCCCAGGCCCGTCGGCGTCGGCGGGACCTGGAGCGGGAGTCGCAGATGTTCGGCGCCATGGATGGCGCAATGAAGTTCGTGAAGGGCGACGTGGTGGCGGGCCTCGTCATCGTCGGGGTGAACCTGCTGGGAGGCACGGTCATCGGCGTGCTTCAGGGCGGCATGTCGCTGTCCGAGGCCGCGTCGACCTTCGCGCTCATCGCCATTGGCGACGGGCTGGTGTCGCAGGTTCCCTCGCTCTGCATCGCGGTGGCCGCGGGGCTCGTCGTCACGCGGGTGGCCTCGGAGAAGGAGGAGGACACGCTGGGCTCGGAGATTGGCTCGCAGTTCTTCGGAGAGGCCCGGACGCTCTGGGTGGTGGCGGGGCTCTGTGGGGCACTGGCCTGCATGCCGGGCATGCCGCACCTGACGTTCCTGGTGCTGGCGGCGGGGCTGGGCGGGCTCGGCTACGCGCTGAACCAGCCCGGGCTCCTGGCGGCGGGAGTGAAGGACGGTGACAAGGCGGGGGCACCGGGAGCGGCCCCAGCGGCGGGGGCGGCGGGTGCTCCGCCAGAGAGTGCCTCGGTGCCCGTGGGCGTCTCACCGCTCACCCTGGATTTGGCACCGGACCTGACGGTGCTGGCGGAGGAGGAAGGCGGCGCCTTCGTCCACAAGACGCTGAACGCGGTGCGGGACGAGCTGTTCTTCGAGCTGGGCGTGCGAGTCCCCGGCATCCGCGTGCGGACGCAGGCCGCGTACCTGTCGCCCGGGGAGTACCGCATCCAGGTGGACGAGGTACCCGCGGGTGGAGGCCAGGTCGTTCCGGGCGCCCTCTATGCGCTGGCGCCCCCGGATGAGCTCGCGTTCCTCCAGGTGAAGGCCGAGCCCGCGGTGGAGCCCGCCACCGGCAGGGCCATCAGTCGAATCTCGGAGGCCGGGCGCGCCCTGCTGGAGACGGCGCAGGTGCCCCTGCGGCGTCCGGGAGGGCTGCTCGCGGACCACTTGAGGAGCGTGCTGCGAGCGCGCGCCGCGGACCTGCTGGGGCTGCAGGACGTCCAGGGGCTGCTGGAGGGACTGGAGTCCCAGTCACCCGTCCTGGTGAAGGAGGCGCTGCAGAAGGTGCCCCTCCCGCTGCTCACGGACGTGCTTCGCAAGCTGCTCCAGGAAGGCGTCAGCATTCGGGACTTGCGCGCCATCCTCGAGGCGCTCGTCTCGCCCACCACGGAGGGGGACGCCGTCGCGCTCGCCGAGCGCTGCCGTCAGGCGCTGCGCCGGTACCTCAGCCACAAATTCGCTCCGACGGGGCCCCTCTACGCCTACCTCGTGGACCCGGAGGTGGAGGAGGTGCTTCGGGCCACGGGGACCCGGGGGCCCGCGCCCGACCCGGAGCGGGTGGCGGAAATCCTCGAAGGGGTGCGGCAGGTGGCCAC